A region from the Zonotrichia leucophrys gambelii isolate GWCS_2022_RI chromosome Z, RI_Zleu_2.0, whole genome shotgun sequence genome encodes:
- the LOC135459733 gene encoding relaxin-3-like, with protein sequence MGMAKLRVLCAAVALLCAAPPGYPGAVLPAGEGDGYGVKLCGREFIRAVIFTCGGSRWKRLSLLAVEPAPAADSAQTASNKLLGSFNLQSVLDPEVEQLQRSSPFLGWETFKDLYSLNYYNEYVPVAGDLKKLVRQVEEAVQKDRGGKGNANPVESSSYLWARYPRRKRESLGLAGMCCKWGCTKAEISTICRV encoded by the exons ATGGGGATGGCCAAGCTGCGAGTGCTGTGCGCCGCCGTGGCACTGCTGTGCGCGGCACCCCCGGGGTACCCCGGCGCCGTGCTGCCCGCGGGCGAGGGGGACGGGTACGGGGTGAAGCTGTGCGGCCGCGAGTTCATCCGCGCCGTCATCTTCACCTGCGGCGGGTCCCGCTGGAAGCGGCTCTCCCTGCTGGCGGTGGAGCCGGCGCCCGCGGCCG ATTCTGCACAAACAGCAAGTAACAAACTACTGGGAAGCTTCAACCTGCAATCAGTTTTGGATCCTGAagtggagcagctgcagagaagcagcCCATTTCTTGGATGGGAGACGTTTAAGGACTTGTATAGTTTAAATTACTATAATGAATATGTACCTGTGGCAGGTGACTTGAAAAAGCTTGTTCGCCAGGTAGAGGAAGCTGTTCAGAAggacagagggggaaaaggaaatgcaaatcCTGTGGAATCAAGCAGCTACCTTTGGGCCAGGTATCCCAGAAGAAAACGGGAGTCTCTGGGTTTGGCAGGAATGTGTTGCAAATGGGGCTGTACAAAAGCTGAAATTAGTACTATATGCAGAGTTTAA